The following proteins come from a genomic window of Corynebacterium hansenii:
- a CDS encoding class I SAM-dependent methyltransferase gives MSFTPPALSALRPHCTLRRSFGLLDDFKYEQTDPDRFYGHLAEDTVALLEGIAAGAGLTASGSAGGGDGSRSAGLTTAAAGAETSQSTSSPLTGTRILDVGGGPGYFGRAFAERGVEYYTCEPDVGEMAAAGIRLDSSVRGSGLELPFRDGAFDLTYSSNVAEHVAEPWRMGREMLRVTAPGGLVVYSYTIWYGPFGGHEMGLTHYLGGDRARRMYEKKHGKRPKNYYGESLFEVGCAEGMAWGREMQRAGHAELLAAFPRYHPWWAWWMTKVPVLREVGVSNLVLVLRKK, from the coding sequence GTGAGTTTCACCCCGCCCGCGCTGTCCGCATTGCGCCCACATTGCACCCTCCGCCGCTCGTTCGGGCTGCTCGACGACTTCAAATACGAGCAGACCGACCCCGACCGCTTCTACGGCCACCTCGCCGAGGACACCGTCGCGCTCCTCGAGGGCATCGCCGCCGGGGCGGGGCTCACCGCATCGGGCAGCGCCGGCGGCGGCGACGGTTCCCGCAGTGCCGGCTTGACGACGGCCGCTGCGGGCGCGGAGACGTCGCAAAGCACGAGCTCCCCCCTGACCGGGACACGGATCCTCGACGTCGGAGGCGGACCGGGGTACTTCGGGCGGGCGTTCGCCGAGCGCGGCGTCGAGTACTACACCTGCGAACCCGACGTCGGCGAGATGGCGGCGGCGGGGATCCGGCTCGACTCGTCCGTGCGCGGCTCCGGCCTGGAGCTGCCGTTCCGCGATGGGGCGTTCGACCTGACGTATTCGTCCAATGTCGCCGAGCACGTCGCCGAACCGTGGCGCATGGGGCGCGAGATGCTGCGCGTCACCGCGCCCGGCGGGCTGGTCGTGTACTCGTACACCATCTGGTACGGGCCGTTCGGCGGCCACGAGATGGGACTGACGCACTACCTCGGCGGCGACCGCGCGCGCCGCATGTACGAGAAGAAGCACGGCAAGCGCCCCAAGAACTACTACGGCGAGTCGCTGTTCGAGGTCGGCTGCGCCGAAGGCATGGCCTGGGGCCGCGAAATGCAGCGCGCCGGCCACGCCGAACTGCTCGCCGCCTTCCCCCGGTACCACCCGTGGTGGGCGTGGTGGATGACCAAGGTGCCCGTGCTGCGCGAGGTCGGCGTGTCGAACCTCGTGCTCGTGCTGCGGAAGAAGTAG
- a CDS encoding acetyl-CoA C-acetyltransferase, with amino-acid sequence MTNASIPSGGEAFIYEAIRTPRGKGKKDGSLHEVRPLTLLVGLIEEIRRRNPGLDEERINDMVIGCVTPVGDQGADIARTAALAAGLPNRTGGVQINRFCASGLTAINLANAKVRSGMDELVLAGGVESMSRVPMMSDGGAWAMDPQASFATDFVPQGISADLIASLDGFTREQLDQLAATSHERAKKAWDEGRFKDSVVPVVDQNGLTILDHDETVRPGTTVESLGGLRPSFAQMGEMGGFDAVALKKYTQLEKIEHLHHPGNSSGIVDGAALTLVGTEKAGSDMGLTPRARIVATAVNGVEPTIMLTGIEPAVREVLGKAGLGVDDIDVWEINEAFAAVVLHAQQKLGIPDEKLNVNGGAIAMGHPLGATGAMITGAAIDELHRTGGRYALISLCIGGGMGVATIIERV; translated from the coding sequence ATGACCAACGCCAGCATCCCCTCGGGTGGCGAGGCCTTCATCTACGAGGCCATCCGCACCCCCCGAGGCAAGGGCAAGAAGGACGGCTCCCTCCACGAGGTCCGCCCGCTGACCCTCCTCGTCGGGCTGATCGAGGAAATCCGACGCCGCAACCCCGGCCTCGACGAAGAACGCATCAACGACATGGTCATCGGCTGCGTCACCCCCGTGGGCGACCAGGGCGCCGACATCGCCCGCACCGCCGCCCTCGCCGCCGGACTGCCCAACCGCACCGGCGGCGTGCAGATCAACCGCTTCTGCGCCTCCGGCCTCACCGCCATCAACCTGGCCAACGCCAAGGTCCGTTCCGGCATGGACGAGCTCGTCCTCGCCGGCGGCGTCGAATCGATGTCCCGCGTGCCCATGATGTCCGACGGCGGCGCCTGGGCCATGGACCCGCAGGCGTCGTTCGCCACCGACTTCGTGCCGCAGGGCATCTCCGCCGACCTCATCGCCTCCCTCGACGGCTTCACCCGCGAGCAGCTCGACCAGCTCGCCGCCACCTCCCACGAGCGCGCGAAGAAGGCCTGGGACGAGGGCCGCTTCAAGGACTCCGTCGTCCCGGTCGTCGACCAGAACGGCCTGACCATCCTCGACCACGACGAGACCGTCCGCCCGGGCACCACCGTCGAGTCGCTCGGCGGCCTGCGCCCCTCCTTCGCCCAGATGGGCGAGATGGGCGGCTTCGACGCCGTCGCCCTGAAGAAGTACACGCAGCTGGAGAAGATCGAGCACCTCCACCACCCCGGCAACTCCTCCGGCATCGTCGACGGCGCGGCCCTCACCCTGGTCGGCACCGAGAAGGCCGGCTCCGACATGGGCCTGACCCCGCGCGCCCGCATCGTCGCCACCGCCGTCAACGGCGTCGAGCCGACGATCATGCTCACCGGCATCGAGCCCGCCGTCCGCGAGGTCCTGGGCAAGGCCGGGCTCGGCGTCGACGACATCGACGTCTGGGAGATCAACGAGGCCTTCGCGGCCGTCGTCCTCCACGCGCAGCAGAAGCTGGGCATCCCCGACGAGAAGCTGAACGTCAACGGCGGCGCCATCGCCATGGGCCACCCGCTGGGCGCCACCGGCGCCATGATCACCGGCGCGGCCATCGACGAGCTGCACCGCACCGGCGGCCGCTACGCGCTGATTTCGCTGTGCATCGGCGGCGGCATGGGCGTGGCCACCATCATCGAGCGGGTCTAG
- a CDS encoding 3-hydroxyacyl-CoA dehydrogenase NAD-binding domain-containing protein, whose protein sequence is MTDNMFRWDRADDGIVTLTMDDPNAPVNTMNQTFQDDLRATAAKLEQELADGPEAAGIKGIILTSAKKTFFAGGDIKQMSQVGPEDAQSMFDMVQDMKESLRRIEKLPVPVVAAINGAALGGGLEVALAANHRIAADARGPKIGLPEVTLGLLPGAGGITRVVRMIGIQDALMKVILTGAQMSPDKALKVGLVDEVADPAELLDRARAWLLSDDATAEQPWDVKGFKIPGGDPKNPRFAANLPSFPANLTKQLKGNPMKAPRRAMQAAIEGAQVDFDTALTIESRYFTELVTGSQSKNMMQAFFFDLNHCNGGGSRPLQEDGTPYPKTEFKKVAVVGAGMMGAGIAYVCAKAGMDVVLKDISLENAERGKGYSEKLEAKALERGRTTEEKSKALLDRITPTESYDDLSDVDLVIEAVFENTDLKHKVHAEIEAAVPKTAILGSNTSTLPITELASHVERTGDFIGLHFFSPVDKMQLLEIISGDETDPKTLAAALDFAVQIRKIPIVVTDSRGFYTSRVIGTVINEAIRMVAEGYEPATVEAAARQAGYPAAQLQLADELNLKLMKKISEENETAARDRGESIDDGGVSTLVNRMLEDFDRPGKLEGRGFYEYENGRRQGLWPGLRTELGAGSIDSDDVVLQDLIDRMLFIEAVETQKCIDEGVVLHDADANIGSIFGIGYPAWTGGTRQFIKNYDGTGADGSAQRGVEGFVARAEELAAKYGERFTPPASLKG, encoded by the coding sequence ATGACCGACAACATGTTCCGATGGGACCGCGCCGACGACGGCATCGTCACGCTGACGATGGACGACCCGAACGCGCCCGTCAACACGATGAACCAGACCTTCCAGGACGACCTCCGCGCGACCGCCGCGAAGCTCGAGCAGGAGCTCGCCGACGGCCCGGAGGCGGCGGGGATCAAGGGCATCATCCTCACCTCGGCCAAGAAGACCTTCTTCGCCGGCGGCGACATCAAGCAGATGTCGCAGGTCGGCCCGGAAGACGCCCAGTCGATGTTCGACATGGTGCAGGACATGAAGGAGTCGCTGCGCCGCATCGAGAAGCTGCCCGTGCCCGTCGTCGCCGCCATCAACGGCGCGGCGCTGGGCGGCGGCCTCGAGGTCGCGCTGGCCGCCAACCACCGCATCGCCGCCGACGCCCGCGGCCCGAAGATCGGCCTGCCCGAGGTCACCCTCGGCCTGCTGCCCGGCGCCGGCGGCATCACCCGCGTGGTGCGCATGATCGGCATCCAGGACGCCCTCATGAAGGTCATCCTCACCGGCGCGCAGATGTCCCCGGACAAGGCCCTCAAGGTGGGCCTCGTCGACGAGGTCGCCGACCCGGCGGAGCTCCTCGACCGCGCCCGCGCCTGGCTGCTTTCCGACGACGCCACCGCCGAGCAGCCCTGGGACGTCAAGGGATTCAAGATCCCGGGCGGCGACCCGAAGAACCCCCGCTTCGCCGCGAACCTGCCCTCGTTCCCCGCGAACCTGACCAAGCAGCTCAAGGGCAACCCCATGAAGGCCCCGCGCCGCGCCATGCAGGCCGCCATCGAGGGCGCGCAGGTCGACTTCGACACCGCGCTGACCATCGAGTCCCGCTACTTCACCGAGCTGGTCACCGGCTCGCAGTCGAAGAACATGATGCAGGCGTTCTTCTTCGACCTGAACCACTGCAACGGCGGCGGCTCCCGCCCGCTGCAGGAGGATGGCACGCCGTACCCGAAGACCGAGTTCAAGAAGGTCGCCGTCGTCGGCGCCGGCATGATGGGCGCGGGCATCGCGTACGTCTGCGCCAAGGCCGGCATGGACGTCGTACTCAAGGACATCTCGCTGGAGAACGCCGAGCGCGGCAAGGGCTACTCCGAGAAGCTGGAGGCCAAGGCCCTCGAGCGCGGCCGCACCACCGAGGAGAAGTCGAAGGCGCTGCTGGACCGCATCACCCCGACCGAGTCCTACGACGACCTGTCCGACGTCGACCTGGTCATCGAGGCGGTCTTCGAGAACACCGACCTGAAGCACAAGGTCCACGCAGAGATCGAGGCCGCGGTCCCGAAGACGGCGATCCTGGGCTCCAACACCTCCACCCTGCCGATCACCGAGCTGGCGTCGCACGTCGAGCGCACGGGCGACTTCATCGGCCTGCACTTCTTCTCCCCCGTGGACAAGATGCAGCTGCTGGAGATCATCTCCGGCGACGAGACCGACCCGAAGACCCTCGCCGCGGCGCTGGACTTCGCGGTGCAGATCCGCAAGATCCCGATCGTGGTCACCGACTCCCGCGGCTTCTACACGTCGCGCGTCATCGGCACCGTCATCAACGAGGCGATCCGCATGGTCGCCGAGGGTTACGAGCCCGCCACCGTGGAGGCCGCCGCGCGGCAGGCCGGGTACCCGGCCGCGCAGCTGCAGCTTGCCGACGAACTGAACCTGAAGCTGATGAAGAAGATCAGCGAGGAAAACGAGACCGCCGCCCGCGACCGCGGCGAGTCCATCGACGACGGCGGCGTGTCCACGCTGGTCAACCGCATGCTCGAGGACTTCGACCGCCCGGGCAAGCTCGAGGGCCGCGGCTTCTACGAGTATGAGAACGGCCGCCGCCAGGGGCTGTGGCCGGGCCTGCGCACCGAGCTCGGCGCCGGCTCCATCGACTCCGACGACGTGGTACTGCAGGATCTCATCGACCGCATGCTGTTCATCGAGGCCGTCGAGACCCAGAAGTGCATCGACGAGGGCGTGGTGCTCCACGACGCCGACGCCAACATCGGTTCGATCTTCGGCATCGGCTACCCGGCGTGGACCGGCGGCACCCGCCAGTTCATCAAGAACTACGACGGCACCGGCGCCGACGGCTCCGCCCAGCGCGGCGTCGAGGGCTTCGTCGCCCGCGCCGAGGAGCTCGCGGCGAAGTACGGCGAACGCTTCACCCCGCCGGCGTCGCTGAAGGGCTAG
- a CDS encoding GDSL-type esterase/lipase family protein, which yields MRIRTVLATLAATAVAAIAIPAAQAAPGNTVVFGDSLPANPTVGDYLQGKANIPVPGARVNDLNCGTDRTFTEAVGNHNGGNVADYTCAGASFRTGGMRIIDQINRAAETGALDAGTKQVVILAGANDTYPYILNERMPMPQIQENLRAAVRDAVNRAKEVAPGAQVKVAGYPTISGPNGEVCLVNTGGVGIPTPAVNLSEIEAGLDAGLQQGAADAGGRFINLKDVTAGHGTCDRENWVVGIVDDKIGNYNLFLHMTTHGLSVVGDHLGRA from the coding sequence ATGCGAATCCGTACCGTTCTGGCCACTCTCGCCGCGACCGCCGTCGCCGCCATCGCCATCCCCGCGGCCCAGGCCGCGCCCGGCAACACCGTCGTCTTCGGCGACTCCCTGCCGGCCAACCCGACCGTCGGCGATTACCTCCAGGGCAAGGCCAACATCCCCGTCCCGGGCGCCCGCGTCAACGACCTGAACTGCGGCACCGACCGGACGTTCACCGAGGCCGTGGGCAACCACAACGGCGGCAACGTCGCCGACTACACCTGCGCCGGCGCCTCCTTCCGCACCGGCGGCATGCGCATCATCGACCAGATCAACCGCGCCGCCGAGACCGGCGCGCTCGACGCCGGCACCAAGCAGGTCGTCATCCTGGCCGGCGCCAACGACACCTACCCGTACATCCTGAACGAGCGCATGCCCATGCCGCAGATCCAGGAAAACCTCCGCGCCGCCGTCCGCGACGCCGTCAACCGCGCCAAGGAGGTCGCCCCGGGCGCCCAGGTCAAGGTCGCCGGCTACCCGACCATCTCCGGCCCGAACGGCGAGGTCTGCCTGGTCAACACCGGCGGCGTCGGCATCCCGACCCCGGCCGTCAACCTCTCCGAGATCGAGGCCGGCCTCGACGCGGGCCTGCAGCAGGGTGCCGCCGACGCCGGCGGGCGCTTCATCAACCTCAAGGACGTCACCGCCGGCCACGGCACCTGCGACCGCGAGAACTGGGTCGTGGGCATCGTCGACGACAAGATCGGCAACTACAACCTGTTCCTCCACATGACCACCCACGGCCTGTCGGTGGTCGGCGACCACCTCGGCCGCGCGTAG